The proteins below come from a single Dendropsophus ebraccatus isolate aDenEbr1 chromosome 15, aDenEbr1.pat, whole genome shotgun sequence genomic window:
- the VPS54 gene encoding vacuolar protein sorting-associated protein 54 yields the protein MYAMASSHSSAIVPHSNSSKPSYRKGLDPSQQLGLVRSLPDVCPKEPTGDTSSLCDEPSVVADQHKWTIYHSKVNLPAALNDPRLAKREFDFFTKTWGQDFVELDVLPSPYLPPINKEHFSSYSQQTSLREKNHERWKSICPPKDDYNRTAFSHVNKSRADLDQVPKIFMKPDFALDDSLTFNAVLPWSHFSSASGKGGRDAASAKLLQEKLSHYLDIVEVNIAHQISLRSEAFFHAMTSQHELQDYLRKTSQAVKMLRDKISQIDRVMCEGSLRILRQALTRNNCIKVYNKLKLMATVHQTQPTVQLLLSTSEYVGALDLIATTQEVLQQELQGIHSFRHLGSQLCELEKLIDKMIIAEFTSYARSDLNRPLEEDSPVIEEERLVSLVFGLLKQRKLDFFEVYADEMMASAKNIIKQCVVSTVSQIEEIDSELVTKLADQMRMMNFSQWFNLLQNIFSKFTIFLRQVKATLNVIRSVVLMVLDKNQRIREMEVTAAHKALARESNADNDLAYLTHEGLFISDAFSEGEPPHAATNTAFQRNASPSSSSEPSVSDSVSDPECTTDSSSSRDHTLPSVTPGGVEIIMTEDIKLTDLELGKIANNIQELLYNASDICHDRCVKFLLARAKDGFLEKLTSSEFVSLSRSVEIFVQDTEKICGRRSMSLRGALQSQANKFVNRFHDERKTKLSLLLDNERWKQADVPAEFQDLVDSITDGKIILPERKSGCAEERKPTDFLTVDGQKYAVVGTVLILIRIILEYCSCVDDIPSITTDMLTRLSELLKYFNSRSCQLVLGAGALQVVGLKTITTKNLALSSRCLQLIVHYIPIIRAHFEARMQPKQYSMLRQFDHITKDYNDHIAEISAKLVSIMDSLFEKLLSKYEVKAPVPSMCFRNICKQMAKMHEAIYDLLPEEQTQNLFLRINTSCRRHLKNQLCHLNVTNDGGPQHGMVAADIAFYTGNVQALKSLKDLDLNMGEIWEQKR from the exons ATGTATGCAATGGCGTCGAGCCACAGCTCTGCAATAGTGCCTCACTCCAACAGCAGCAAACCTTCATACAGGAAAGGACTGGATCCTTCCCAGCAGCTGGGACTGGTGCGCTCCCTGCCTGACGTCTGCCCCAAAGAGCCTACAG GTGATACTAGCAGTCTGTGTGATGAACCATCGGTAGTTGCCGATCAGCACAAATGGACTATCTATCATTCCAAAGTGAATCTCCCGGCAGCATTAAATGACCCCAGACTGGCAAAGCGGGAGTTTGACTTCTTTACAAAGACATGGGGCCAGGACTTTGTGGAATTGGACGTCTTACCCTCACCCTACCTCCCACCCATCAACAAGGAACACTTCTCATCGTATAGCCAGCAAACCAGCCTG agAGAAAAAAATCATGAAAGGTGGAAGTCCATATGTCCTCCAAAAGATGACTACAATAGGACCGCATTCTCCCATG TTAACAAGTCAAGGGCGGATCTGGATCAAGTACCTAAG ATCTTCATGAAACCAGACTTTGCTTTGGATGATTCCTTAACATTTAATGCAGTTTTACCATGGTCCCATTTTAGTAGTGCAAGCGGTAAAGGAGGCCGGGATGCAGCGTCGGCGAAGCTGCTGCAGGAAAAG CTGAGCCATTATTTGGACATTGTGGAGGTGAACATCGCCCATCAGATCTCCTTACGCTCTGAAGCCTTTTTCCACGCTATGACCTCCCAGCATGAGCTGCAGGACTACCTCAGGAAGACGTCCCAGGCTGTGAAGATGCTGCGGGACAAGATTTCTCAGATCGACAGAGTCATGTGTGAGGGATCTCTCCGCATCCTGCGGCAGGCCCTGACCAGAAACAACTGTATTAAAGTCTATAATAAACTGAAACTAATGGCGACCGTGCACCAGACGCAGCCTACTGTCCAGCTGCTGCTCTCCACCTCTGAATACGTGGGGGCCTTGGACTTGATAGCAACAACTCAAGAAGTTTTGCAGCAAGAACTTCAGGGCATTCACAGTTTTCG GCACCTTGGATCCCAACTGTGTGAACTGGAAAAGCTCATTGACAAAATGATCATTGCCGAGTTCACCTCGTACGCTCGCTCTGACCTGAACAGACCGCTAGAGGAGGACAGCCCggtgatagaggag GAGAGACTGGTGTCCTTGGTCTTTGGGCTCTTAAAGCAAAGGAAACTGGACTTTTTTGAAGTCTATGCTGATGAAATGATGGCATCCGCGAAAAACATCATCAAACAG TGTGTGGTCAGCACAGTCTCTCAGATTGAGGAGATAGATTCTGAACTTGTCACCAA GCTCGCTGACCAGATGCGGATGATGAACTTCTCACAGTGGTTTAATCTActgcaaaatattttttctaAATTTACGATTTTCCTTCGACAAGTCAAG GCCACATTAAACGTTATCCGCAGTGTTGTGCTCATGGTTCTAGATAAAAACCAACGGATCAGAGAAATGGAGGTGACGGCAGCCCATAAAGCCTTGGCCAGAGAGAGCAATGCGGACAATGATCTGGCCTACCTGACTCACGAAGGTTTGTTCATAAGTGATGCGTTCAGTGAAGGGGAGCCCCCCCATGCTGCTACCAACACTGCCTTCCAGAGGAATGCATcacccagcagcagcagcgagccCTCCGTCAGCGATTCCGTATCTGATCCTGAATGCACTACGGACTCCTCGTCCAGCAGAGATCACACCCTGCCATCAGTAACCCCGGGGGGAGTAGAAATAAT AATGACGGAGGATATAAAATTAACAGACCTGGAACTTGGTAAAATTGCGAACAATATACAGGAGCTGCTATACAACGCTTCAGACATCTGTCACGACCGCTGCGTCAAGTTCCTGCTGGCGAGAGCCAAG GACGGGTTCCTGGAGAAGCTCACCTCCTCAGAGTTTGTGTCCTTGTCCCGGTCAGTGGAAATCTTTGTCCAGGATACAGAGAAGATCTGTGGTAGGAGAAGCATGTCTCTGCGAGGGGCTCTTCAGAGTCAGGCCAATAAGTTTGTAAACCGCTTCCACGATGAAAGGAAAACCAAGCTCAg CCTCCTGCTGGACAATGAGCGCTGGAAACAGGCCGACGTCCCCGCTGAATTTCAGGACTTGGTCGACTCCATAACAGATGGCAAAATAATTTTACCTGAGAGGAAATCTGGCT GTGCAGAAGAGCGGAAGCCCACTGACTTTCTTACAGTCGATGGCCAGAAGTACGCTGTGGTCGG GACTGTCCTGATCCTGATCAGAATCATTCTGGAGTATTGCAGCTGTGTGGACGACATCCCCTCTATAACCACAGACATGCTCACTCGTCTGTCCGAGCTATTGAAG taCTTCAACTCGCGTAGCTGTCAGCTGGTCCTGGGAGCCGGTGCTCTTCAAGTGGTTGGACTGAAGACAATAACCACAAAAAACCTTG CTTTATCCTCCCGGTGCCTGCAGCTTATCGTACACTACATTCCTATCATACGGGCACATTTTGAGGCTCGGATGCAGCCTAAGCAGTACAGCATGCTTCGCCAGTTTGACCACATCACTAAG GACTACAATGACCACATAGCGGAGATATCTGCCAAGCTGGTTTCCATAATGGACTCTTTATTTGAGAAACTTCTGTCAAAG TACGAGGTGAAGGCCCCTGTTCCCTCCATGTGCTTTAGAAATATCTGCAAGCAAATGGCTAAAATGCACGAAGCTATTTATGACCTTCTGCCCGAGGAGCAAACACAA